From Gottschalkiaceae bacterium SANA:
CACATGGAAATGGTATCTTCGAAATAGTTTAGATTAAAATGATCCATGATTAAGTCGGCAGACGTCTTAGCGGCACCCGTATGACTCCTGTCGATTACTTGATCAAAGCTATAGCTTGACATAGTAGACACTCCTTTTTAGTTCAACAGATTGATAGTTCAACTCTTTAACTATATAATAAAGAAAGAGTATATGTTTGTCAATGGAATCGGATCATTCAAATCGATGGAATTGAATCGATAATGATGATATGGAAGCCAGAGGTATGATATCCTAAAAAAGATAAACTCAAAATCATGGAGTAAGGAGACTGGAATGAGTATAGAGCAGGAATTTGCGTTGGTCAAGCAAGAGTTCACGAGTTTTATGGAATATCTGAATACCCATATGAGGATCAGCCAGAGCTATCATTCTACACCACGTTATTATGGTATTGAAGAGGAATTGTATATCTCGGAAGCCCATGTCATTCAGGCAATAGGAGACCAGCCGGATCAAAGTCTCTTGGAATTGGCTGCAGAAACTCATCGGACAAAGAGTGCCATGTCCATGATGATTCGAAAACTTGAGAAAAAGGGATTGATATCTAAAATCAGAACAGAGGAAGACAATCGAAAAATTGCTCTGACTCTGACGAAAAAGGGACTTATTGTGTACAACTACCATCAAGCCTTAGATGAAATTAACTATCGGGCCATGTTTGAAAAAATGTCTCAAATTGAAGAAATTAGCTGTAAGGATCTTGAGATCGCCAATAAAGTGCTAAAGAGTTTGATTGAAATTCCGCGTGGAGAATTATTATTGATTGATAGCGTTGTGGAAAAAGAAAGAACATAATATCTTCATTTTGACTCTTTATACTCCAAGTGGTTGAACAGACTCTTCAATGTGGTTGATTGGCTAAGAGTGATAGGACATGGCGAGCATTCAATGATATAATAATTCAGTTCAATGAAAATTAGGAGACGTGAAAATATGGATTTTGTTGTACTGGATTTTGAAACGACAGGTCTTCGAAATGAAGATCAAATTATTGAAATTGGATATGTATGGATTCAGAATGGAGAAATTAGGGCAGAACGGAGTAGCCTGATTAATCCTGGCAAACCAATTTCGAGCAGGATTACGCAAATTACGGGAATCAATACAGAGATGGTGGAAGATGCGCCAAAAATGCATGAAGTGATAGAAGGATTTGCTAAGTTTTTACGCGGCAAGATGATCGTCGCACACAACGCATCCTTTGATGTTCGATTCTTAAACAATGCGCTCAGTCGTGCAAACTTGGAAGGGGTATACGAGTACGTCTGTACCATGCGCATGTTTCGCGGTTACAAGCGAGAGTTGGGAATTGAAACACCTGGTGCCAAGCTGTCGGACCTAACATCCCATTTTGGCTTACATAATGATCGTGCCCATCGTGCTTTGGAAGATGCCCAGGTCACTTCCAAGGCGTTCTTGGATATGTGTGCGGTTTTGCCTTGGGAAAACTGGGTGACGGAAAAGAAAAAAAAGTAAAAGTCATATGCTATAATGAAAGAAGCACGTTCAGAATATTCGGAGAGCGGGGTGATGGAATGAAAATTGCAATTGTTGGAGCAAAGGACTCAGTTGAAAAAGTTCATCGTATTGGAAAAATATCATATGGAGAGCATGACTTTCTTCCTTTTGCCGTTGGCCTTTGTGATTATTGTGATGAGGTCTTGAATCGCTGCGAGGAAGTGGCGGATGGTCTGATTTTCACCGGTCTTGGATTTGTGAATATCTCTAAAAAATTAAATATTCTCTCGATCCCTGTGGAGTTTATCACCCGTGATGGTTCTTGCATTATCAAAACCTTTTGGGATATGCAACAACAAGAACTAGGGCCGAAGCGGATTAGTATGGATGTCGTGGGAGAAGACCTTTTTCAGGATGTTTGCGAAGAATTGGAACTGCAATTTGAAGAAAGTTATCTTTTTCCTTATAATCCTGAACAGATCGAAGAAGAACTGATGATTGAGCATAAGAAGCTTTGGGCTGCAGGTGAAATTGATATGGCAATCACTAGTTATGGATGGATTTACGACCAATTGCGAGAAGCGAATGTTCCGGTGGTCCGCCTTGGAGTAACTGCGCCCATTATTCGAAATTCACTCGATCGTTTGATCGCACGGATTGAAAATCAAGAAATGAAGAAATCTCAGTTGGCGGTTCAAATGATTACAATTGAAGCGAAACAAGATTATAATCGTTATGAATATGAAGCCTTACGCAAGCGAAATGTCTTCGAAAGAATGCTGATTGATTACCTGCCCGTAATTCAGGGAACCGTAACACAGAATCAAAATGATCAGTACACCATTATCAGTACGCGAGGTGCGATTGACAGTTCGATGGGGAAAGAAGCCTTTTTAAAAATCATTACGGACACCGAAAAGGAAAATATTCGTCTCTATGCAGGAGTGGGCTTTGGACACACTGCTTTTGATGCAGATTTTAATGCAAGAACCGCCTTGAAACGATCTCGTCAAGAGAAGGGAAATGCCTACTATATTGTGGATGCGAAGAAAAGAGTGGTCGGTCCCATTGGGGATAAAAATGCTTTGGCCTACGAAAGTGCTTCCTTAGAAAAAGAGCTTCAAAGAGTAGCACGGGAGACAGGATTAAGTACGACGTATATTTCTAAGCTGACTAATTTGACGAAGAAATTGGATACGAATCTTATAGATTCAAAGAAGCTAGCTGAGTTATTAAAGGTTACCGATCGATCAGCACGACGGATTTTGAAAAAACTGGTAGATGCAGGTTACGCTGAAGTTGCGACGTCCTCGCAGCAGAATGCTGTAGGCAGACCTTTGTTGATTTATAAAATTACAATTTCCTAAACAGACTTGAAATATGGCAAAGAAGATGATAGAATTTATTACAGAAAGTATATAAGGTGAGTGCTTCAAAGACACATATGTCTTTTAATAGGCATTTTTCTTTTATGTAATAACGGACGCATTACGGTCGTAGCCTATATTTTGTCCGAAAAGAAAGAGTGAAGAAGAAACAATCATATACTTGCATTACAAATTATCGAAATATTCACACTACGCAAGCCTTTTCCCCGTTTGCGCATAGAAAGGAGGATGCTTTGATCGGGAAATCATTTTTGAAGGGAGTGTTGTTTTAATGGATTCAAAATACAAATCGTCATCATACAGAAATTTATACATAATCGTTTTTATTATTGTCATTATTAGTGAGTTAATCGGTATTAAAAAGTTCTCAGTAGGTCCGGGTTCTGTTGTGCTTTTACCCATGTTATATGCGGTAATTATTGGTCTTGTTATCACACCAGGGATTTTAGGCAAGCGAATTGCTGCATTAAAATCGATGATTTCGGATGAGGTTATGGAGATTGCAGGCATGTTGGTTATGCTCTCCCTACTACCGCTCGGTGTCAAATATGGTACCTTGGTTGGTCCCAACATCGTGAAGGTTGTGCAAGCGGGTCCTGCATTCCTCCTACAGGAGTTGGGCAACTTGGGCACGGTCTTCATCGGCTTGCCTTTGGCAATGGCTTTGGGATTGAGACGCGAGGCTGTTGGTGCAACGGTTAGTATCTGTCGGGAACCGACCCTAGGCGTAATTGGTGAGCGATATGGCATCAACTCTCCTGAGGGAACCGGTGTATTGGGAACCTACATGATGGGAACTGTTTTAGGAACTATTTTCTTTGGTCTTTTGGGCTCTTTTGCAGTCAACACAGGTATCCACCCATATGCCTTGGCCATGGCTTCAGGTATGGGAAGCGGATCCATGATGACGGCAGCATCTTCATCTCTGGCAGAAACGGTACCTGCTATGCGAGATACCATTCTTGCCTATGCAGCAACTAGTAATATGTTGACTGGTGTGACGGGCTTGTATAGTGTTGTATTTATTGCACTTCCAATGTCCAACTGGTTGTATAAAAAATGGGAGCCGTTCTTTGCACGCAAAGACGCAGCTGAAGGGAGTGTGAAAGATGTTAAGTAAAACAATGGATCAAGTGAAATTGATGTTGGTAATTGGATCGATGATTCTTGTTGGCCAGAAGCTTGGCCGCATGGTAACGGGCAAGGAACTTGTCCCCCTGGGACAGTCTGTTTTGGGCATCTTAACAGTGCTTTTGATTTGCATCTTAGCGTTGAAATTGAAAGAAGCCTTCCCTAAGGTGAAGTTTCCCGCTTTTGCTTGGGCAACTATGATCGCATTGATTCTCAGCATGCCCTTCATGCCAACTTCAAAATTATTCTTGCAAACGACGGGCAGTGTTGATTTCTTGGCAACGACTACTCCGATTCTCGCTTTTGCAGGTATTTCTGTTGGTACGAAGTTGGATCAGTTGAAGAAAATTAGTTGGAAGCTTGTGATTATTGCTATTGTAGTATTCGTCGGCACATATTTTGGATCAGCTTTGGTTGCACAATTTGTCTTGAAATTGCAAGGCATTATTTAAAAAAGATCAGAGGTTTTGATCCTAATGTTGTTGTGATCGGGCAACCTCTCCTTGAATGGTGATGGTTGTCCTTTTCCATAAGATCAGAAGAAGGAGGTGCCCAATGGAAAAGCAAGCATTAAAGGAAAAAATATGCCAAGTCATTGATGCTCATCGTCTTGAAATTATCCAAGCGGGAGAGTCAATTTATTCGCACCCGGAATTGGGGTATAAAGAGGAGTTTGCCACACAAGTTATGGTAGAATCCTTTGAAAAACTGGGATTATCAGTTGAAAAACATATTGCTGTAACAGGTTGCCGTGCCAGAAGTAAGAATGAAAATGCGGGTCCAAGGATTTCTGTATTGGGAGAACTCGACGCCATTCTATGCAAGGAACATCAGGATGCGGATCCTGTAACTGGAGCCATTCATGCTTGTGGACATAATATCCAGGCTGCAGCCATGTTGGGTACTGCCATTGGGTTGGTGAAATCAGGTGTAATGGACCTTCTTGATGGGTCAGTAGAGTTTATGGCAGTGCCGGCAGAAGAGTTTGTGGAGTTGGAGTTTCGTGACCAATTGCGGAAAGAAGGCAAGATCCAATACTTTGGCGGCAAGCAGGAGCTGATCGCCAAAGGCTACTTCGATGATGTAGATATTTCCATGATGGTTCATGCCTTGAATATGCCAGACAAGACCTTTTTAACTGGACCCAATGGGAATGGTTTTATCGGGAAAAAAGTAAACTTCATTGGCAAGGAAGCCCATGCGGGCAGTGCGCCGCAGGATGGGATCAATGCCCTAAACGCTGCCATGCTGGCATTGAACAATATCCACGCCCAACGGGAGACCTTTGCCGAAGCAGACAAAATTCGCGTTCATCCCATTATCACCAAGGGTGGGGATATCGTGAATGTGGTTCCTGCTGATGTGCGCATGGAGCTCTATGTGCGCGGTCGTACCATCCCGGGCATTGTTGCGGCCAACCAAAAGGTGAACCGGTCCTTAAAAGCAGGTGCCATGGCCATCGGGGCTCAAGTGGAGATTGAGGAGATTCCAGGCTATCTGCCGTTATTGAATGTGCCGGAACTTGACCGTATCTTTGCGGAGAATGCTGGCGAGCTTGTGGATCCCGATACAATCGTCAAAGGTGGAGACTTTACAGGCTCCTTCGATTTTGGCGACGTGTCTCATATCCTACCAGTCCTGCATCCTTTTGTGGGCGGAGTAGTTGGCGCCTTGCACACGCGGGAATTTGCCAATAGAGATCATGAATTGACCTATATCGCGCCGGCCAAGGCCATGGCCATGACCATTGTAGACCTGCTCTATGATGGAGCAGATCAGGCGAAAAAAATTATCGCGGATTTCAAGCCGGAGATGACCAAGGAAGACTACCTGGCATATATGGAAAGTGTGACGGGGACCATCAGAGCATAGAAAGATGAAATTGAATAAAGCTAGTAAAAAAAGGAATGCCCTGCGAAATTTCATAGGGCATTCCTTTTTTGCTAAACTTTGGGTTGAGATGGCCAATATGCTGTAGTTCATCCCTTAGTTTATTGTTGCAAGCTAAGAGTAAATGTACAATTGCTTCAAATCGATTACTTGGCCAAAAGGGAATAGCCCTGTTCGTTAAGCATGGCTTCGTGTTCTTTCAATCCACCTACGATGGTGTTGATATGATCGCTGAATTCCATACCCATATCTTCCATAGAGCTTAGCAGTTCTTCCCGATTGACGGCGCGGGCAAAGGCCTTGTCTTTCATTTTCTTTTTCACGGATTTTGCTTTTAAGCCTTCCAATTTGGTCGGACGCATTAGAGCAACGGCAATAATAAAGCTGGCCATTTCATCGACGGCATGCAAGGCTTTTCGTTCCATTAAGTCACGCGGTATATCGGCATTCAAACCATGGGAAAGAATGGAATCGATAAATTCTTGGTCAAATCCTTCAGGTGACAAAATCTCAGGTGCTTTGGCAGGATGAATCTCAGGATACTCTTCAAAATCAATGTCATGGAGAAGGCCTAAAAGACCCCAACGTTCTTCATCTTGGCCTAGCTTTTTTGCATAGGCGAGCATAGCGGCTTCCACAGCCAGAGAATGGCGGTAGACGCGTTCGGTCTTCACATGTTCTTTTAGTAGTTCAACAGCTTTGTCTCGATTCATACTTGACCTCCCATAGATAAATCATTCCTTGTTTTGTCTAATATTATAGCATAAAAAATACCCTGCGAATCTATTCACAGGGTAAAGTTTACTCTTTAAAGTCTGTTTCAACAGGCAGCCATTCGTCGATATTGTAGAGAATCTTTGGAATGATAAAAAAGTTGATGACCTCTACTCCTTCTGTTTGGGGCAGGGTAAAGTTGATAAAGTCATACATCTCTTCATTATCTAAAAATCTTGTTTCAATTGCCAGATTTGCCTTTCCCCAACCAGTTGCGATATAGCAGACATTGGGATTTGATTTACAAAAACTGACAAAATCATCATAAACGGATTCATCAACCTTCAGGTTGATGTCAGCGATAGAATGGTAGCCGAACATGCTGGGGTCAACGATGGTTGTTACGCGGATGGCCTCCGTATCGATCAGATGTGTGATGCGTCTTCGAACGGTACGTTCATTGATGCCGGTTGCTTTTGATATTTGTGCTGCCGAAGCTCTTGCATCCTTGGACAGCTCTTGAATAATTAGGTAATCGATTTTATCATAAGATTTGATTTTCTCAGCCATAAGTCACCTCCAGACGCTGAAAAGCGGATATATACTACATTTATACTACCATTTGGGTACGAAATATGCAAGAGTGATTGCTGAAAAAACGACTTTAGTGACCGAAACGGACATAGATAAAATATAATCGGACATATTTTTGAATTTTTTGGACAAAAAATGTTGACATTCAGAATGGTCGGTCGTATGATTAAGACAGGCAATCGACTGCCCCTCATATTTTGAGCTTGCAAGCCTCAAAGAACAAAATTTTTTTGTGAAAAAATGAAAACCTTTTCCAAAAGGTTAAAAAAGTAACGTGGATATGAGATGGGGCCAAAAAAAAGGAAAGGAACGGTAGAATGCTTTTAGAAAACCTGATTCCACTTATGATTATTGGTGCCTTTTTTATCGGGATTACCCTGGTTGGAAAGATCGCTAGCAAACGTGTCAAGAATTCAGACGACTATATGGTCGCCGGACGAGGCGCGCCGCTCTTCCTGGTCGTGGGTACCCTCTTTGCCACTTTTTGGGGTGGAGGTACGATTATTGGCGCAACGGGTGCAGCCTACAACGACGGTGTTTTTGGTGTCATTGAAGATCCTTTCGCTGCAGGACTTGCACTGATCTTGATCGGTCTCTTCTTTGTCACGATTTTAAGACGATTGAAAATTCGATCGATTGGAGAGCTTTATGCTTTCCGCTTTGGCCCGACAGCAGGGTATCTGGCATCAGCCTTGATGATACCGACCTATGTGATTTGGACAGCGGTACAGCTTTTGGCTATTGGCAAGATTCTCAATGTTCTGTTTGATGTGAATTTTCTCTTTGCCTA
This genomic window contains:
- a CDS encoding transcriptional regulator, producing the protein MKIAIVGAKDSVEKVHRIGKISYGEHDFLPFAVGLCDYCDEVLNRCEEVADGLIFTGLGFVNISKKLNILSIPVEFITRDGSCIIKTFWDMQQQELGPKRISMDVVGEDLFQDVCEELELQFEESYLFPYNPEQIEEELMIEHKKLWAAGEIDMAITSYGWIYDQLREANVPVVRLGVTAPIIRNSLDRLIARIENQEMKKSQLAVQMITIEAKQDYNRYEYEALRKRNVFERMLIDYLPVIQGTVTQNQNDQYTIISTRGAIDSSMGKEAFLKIITDTEKENIRLYAGVGFGHTAFDADFNARTALKRSRQEKGNAYYIVDAKKRVVGPIGDKNALAYESASLEKELQRVARETGLSTTYISKLTNLTKKLDTNLIDSKKLAELLKVTDRSARRILKKLVDAGYAEVATSSQQNAVGRPLLIYKITIS
- a CDS encoding HDIG domain-containing protein gives rise to the protein MNRDKAVELLKEHVKTERVYRHSLAVEAAMLAYAKKLGQDEERWGLLGLLHDIDFEEYPEIHPAKAPEILSPEGFDQEFIDSILSHGLNADIPRDLMERKALHAVDEMASFIIAVALMRPTKLEGLKAKSVKKKMKDKAFARAVNREELLSSMEDMGMEFSDHINTIVGGLKEHEAMLNEQGYSLLAK
- a CDS encoding DUF3100 domain-containing protein — translated: MDSKYKSSSYRNLYIIVFIIVIISELIGIKKFSVGPGSVVLLPMLYAVIIGLVITPGILGKRIAALKSMISDEVMEIAGMLVMLSLLPLGVKYGTLVGPNIVKVVQAGPAFLLQELGNLGTVFIGLPLAMALGLRREAVGATVSICREPTLGVIGERYGINSPEGTGVLGTYMMGTVLGTIFFGLLGSFAVNTGIHPYALAMASGMGSGSMMTAASSSLAETVPAMRDTILAYAATSNMLTGVTGLYSVVFIALPMSNWLYKKWEPFFARKDAAEGSVKDVK
- a CDS encoding amidohydrolase — protein: MEKQALKEKICQVIDAHRLEIIQAGESIYSHPELGYKEEFATQVMVESFEKLGLSVEKHIAVTGCRARSKNENAGPRISVLGELDAILCKEHQDADPVTGAIHACGHNIQAAAMLGTAIGLVKSGVMDLLDGSVEFMAVPAEEFVELEFRDQLRKEGKIQYFGGKQELIAKGYFDDVDISMMVHALNMPDKTFLTGPNGNGFIGKKVNFIGKEAHAGSAPQDGINALNAAMLALNNIHAQRETFAEADKIRVHPIITKGGDIVNVVPADVRMELYVRGRTIPGIVAANQKVNRSLKAGAMAIGAQVEIEEIPGYLPLLNVPELDRIFAENAGELVDPDTIVKGGDFTGSFDFGDVSHILPVLHPFVGGVVGALHTREFANRDHELTYIAPAKAMAMTIVDLLYDGADQAKKIIADFKPEMTKEDYLAYMESVTGTIRA